The nucleotide sequence CTCCATCTCAAGGTGTAAAATTATGAAAACTAATTTACGAAAACTAAAACCCAGTTTTTGGGCGAGTTTATTTTCCTCAATCCTATGTCTTTGTCCCCTTTCGAGCTTGGCTTTGACAGTGCAAGAAGTCCCCAATCCCCGAAAGGATTATGGTGGTTGGGTAACTGATATGGCAGGAATCTTGAGCAATGAAACAGAAACTCAACTCAATCAAATGATTTCTCAATTAGAAGCCAAAAAGGGTGTAGAAATAGCGGTGGTTAGCGTACCAAAAACCGCTCCTGCTGATTCACCAAAAAAATTTGCCACGGAACTTTTTAATCATTGGGGCATTGGCAAGAAAGGACAAAATAATGGTGTATTGTTTTTGATTTCAGTAGGCGATCGCCGCGTTGAAATAGAAACTGGTAACGGTGTAGAAGCGATTTTGCCTGATGCCAAAGTGGGTAACATTATTGATACCCAAATTATCCCAAAATTTAAAAAAGGAGATTTTGAAGGTGGGACTCTGGCAGGCACAAAAGCACTAGTCGTTATTCTAGAGTCTGATGAAGCATCCTCTGTCAATAAAGTCATCACTTCAACTCAAGAAACTTTCTCGAATGAAGAAGCACCTACAGATAGCGCTTCGCGTTGGGTAATGCTTGTTATGAGTGGAACACCAATACTCTTTATCGGCTCGGGTATTTA is from Scytonema hofmannii PCC 7110 and encodes:
- a CDS encoding TPM domain-containing protein → MKTNLRKLKPSFWASLFSSILCLCPLSSLALTVQEVPNPRKDYGGWVTDMAGILSNETETQLNQMISQLEAKKGVEIAVVSVPKTAPADSPKKFATELFNHWGIGKKGQNNGVLFLISVGDRRVEIETGNGVEAILPDAKVGNIIDTQIIPKFKKGDFEGGTLAGTKALVVILESDEASSVNKVITSTQETFSNEEAPTDSASRWVMLVMSGTPILFIGSGI